The genomic region AAAAATTATATGTAAAATAATCTTTTTCTTGTAAAGATAATTCTACTAAAAGATTAATCTCATTAGAAATTTTCTTTTCATGTTCAAATAATATTTGAAATAATTCTTTCAAAGATCCATATGTTACTTTTCTGATGAAAATGTTATCTAAAATAGCATGACCTCCTCTCTTATTAATATACCTTATCAACTTTAACATATGCATTCTTTCTTCATGTGAATGATCATATAAAAATTCGCATATTCCTTCAAAACCTTTCTTTTCTACCCATGAAGCCATAGACAAATACAATTGAGAGGATTCAGATTCTCTATTTAATTGTTTTGTTAATCCTATTTGTATTTTTTCGCTAAGCATATAAATTTCTATGAGTTGATTTGTTTTAATAAATTTATCATTTTCTTTTTTAAAGAAGGACTACCAATTATCAGAGGTAATCTAACATATGGATTACATATTCCTATTATATTTAAAAAAGTCTTAATCCCTGTCGGATTTCCTTCTTCATAAATGAGATCTATCATTTTAATAATTTTATAAAAGATAGAAAAAGCTTTTTCAACCTGATTTTTCCTAGCTAAAGAAACCATTTCAGAAACCTTATCAGGAAAACCTTGAGCAATTACAGAAATAACACTTTCTCCACCTCCCAATATAACAGGTAAAGTGATAAAATCATCTCCTGATATCACACTAAAATTTTTTGGTTTTTTTTCAATAACTTTATAAGTTTGTAAAACATTTCCAGAAGCTTCTTTTATTCCTATTATGTTATTAAAATTATTAGCTAAACGTAATACAGTATCTGGCATGACATTAGAACCTGTTCTTTTAGGAACATTATAAACAATTATATTAGCTTCAGTACAATTCACAATAGATTTAAAATGTTCATATATTCCTTCTTGAGAAGGTCTATTATAATAAGGAGATACTGAAAGAATAGCATAAAAAATTGACAAATTTTTTATGCTATTGATTTGATCAACAACATCTTTTGTATTGTTTCCTCCCACTCCTAGTATTAAAGGAAGTTTTTTATAATTTGTACTTTGAATGCATTCAACAATATCTTGTTTTTCTTCTTTATTTAAAGTAGCTGTTTCAGCTGTAGTCCCCAATGCTACCAAATAATCAACTTCATTATCTAAAACATATTTTACGAGTCTTTCAAGTCCATTGAAGTCGATTTTTCCATCCTTTTTAAAAGGAGTAACTAACGCTACACCTGTTCCATATAATTTTTTCATAAATATGTGATATTAAATATCGTTGTTATTTCATATTGAGATATCATTAATCGTTATTTTTTTAAAAAAAACAAAAAAACAGATGTAAGCGTACATGCATAGAAAAGTAATGACTAATAATCTTTTCTTGTTCTTGGTCTAGCTGCAGATACAATAATATTTCTTCCCATAAATTCTGTTCCATTTAATTTTTCTATAGCTTGTTTTGCATTTTCTTCATTAGACATTTCTATAAATCCGAATCCTTTACTTCTTTTGTTAGATGTAGATTCGTCAAAAATTATCTTAGCATGAGTTACTTCCCCTATAGATTCAAAATATTCCTTCAATTCTTGTTCTGTCATATCATAAGATAAGTTACCTACGTATAATTTCGTATTGTCCATATTAAAAATAAATTGTTTTAAAAGCAAATTTAGAGAAATATTTTTTCTAAAAAAGAAAAATATACTACTTAACAAATTATGATTTATTTATCAAAATAAAAATTTTCCATTTTTTTATCTTAAATTGAAAATTTTTTTATGATCTGAATTATCAAGAATGCTTTTAATAAACAAATTGAATAATTTTTCTATTATATCATCATTATTGGACAATGATTTTTATAAGTTTACTATGCAAAATGCTGTTATTAAATTATTTCCATCTGCAAAAGCTAAGTATGAATTTATTAATAGAGGAAAACATTCTTTTCCAAAAGATTTTGATGAAATATTAAAAGAAAACCTAAAAAAAATGGCTTATTTGAAACTTTCAAATGAAGAAAAAAACTATTTGAAAAAATATTGCCCTTATTTAGATTCTTCTTATTTAGATTATTTAAATAAATATCAATATAATCCAAAAGAAGTAAATATATGTCAAAAGGGAAAAAATATAAGAATGAATATAGAAGGATTATGGAGTAGAACTATATTATGGGAAGTTCCTTTAATGGCTATTATATCTGAATTATATTATAAACTAACAGGTGCTAAACGGATATCTGATAAAAAAATTATAATTCTCACTAAAGAAAAATTGAAAAAATATAAAAAACTAAAGGTTAAAATTGGAGAATATGGAACAAGAAGAAGATATTCTTATCAAGTTCATAAATTGGTTTTGAAAATACTCATAGAAGAAGGTTATCCATTTTTTATGGGGAGTAGTAACGTTCATTTATCTCATATTTTCTCAATTAAACCGATAGGAACCCAAGGACATGAATGGATTATGTTTCATGCCGCAAAATATGGATTCAACAAAGCAGATCGTATTGCTATGGAAAATTGGTTAAATATTTATAGAGGAAATTTAGGAATTGCTTTATCTGATACATACACATCTTCAGTTTTTTTCAAAAACTTTAATAAAAAACTTTCTGACACTTTTAAAGGAGTTAGACATGATAGTGGAGATCCGATTTCTTTTGCTCAAGAAACTATAAAACATTACAAAAATTTTCAAATAAATCCTATCAAAAAAAAAATTATATTTTCGGATAATCTTGATCCATGCAAAGTGGCTTCTATTTCTTCTTTTTGCAAAAAAAAAATTAATCCTTTTTTTGGGATAGGAACCAATTTTACTAATGATGTTGGGCTCCCTTCTATGAACATTGTAATAAAAATGGTTAAAGCTATTCCAGAAAATAAGTGGATTTCAGTAGTAAAACTCTCTAATGTAGAGGAAAAATCAACTGGAAAAAAAAAAATGATTTTTTTTGCTAAAAAAATTCTTCATTTATGACATAATGTCATTTTGTTTTTACCTTTATTTACTAATAAATTATATGTGATGGAAAAAAATCAAAGAAAATTGAATAAAAGTTTTTATATAGAAACCTATGGTTGTCAAATGAATATCGCTGATAGCGAAATAGTGACTTCTATTTTGTGCAACGATGGTTATTCTTTGTCCGAATATTTAGAGGAAGCGAACATTATATTATTCAATTCTTGTTCTGTTCGAGAAAAAGCAGAATTAACCCTAAAAAAAAGATTGGATCAATTACAATTTATCAAAAAAAAGAAAAAAACCTTATTTGGCGTTATAGGATGTTTGTCAAAACAAGTAAGAGATATTCTTTTAAAGGAAAAAAAAATAGATTTTTTTGTAAATCCAAATTCTTATAAAGAAATGTCTAATTTTATTCGTTATGCTATGATTGGTCAAAAAAACTTAAGTATTAATCATCAAAAAAACGAAACATATGCAGACATAAGTCCATTTCTAAAAAGAGACAAAATAACAACTTTTTTAAGTATAACCAGAGGATGTGATAATATGTGTACATTTTGTATAGTCCCTTTTACCAGAGGAAGAGAAATAAGTAGTAATCCATATTATATCATTGATGAATGTAAACGTTTGTATCAAAATGGATATAAGGAAATTACTCTTTTAGGACAAAATGTTGATTCTTATAGATGGACTCAAGGGTTAATTACTATAGATTTTTCAGAATTATTGAATTTTTTAGCTATAGAAATTCCCTCAATAAGAATAAGATTTTCTACATCTAACCCTCATGATATGTCGGATAAAGTTCTGAAAATAATTTCTAAACATTCAAATATCTGTAAGCATATTCATTTACCCGTTCAATCTGGAAGCAACAAAATACTGAAATTAATGAACAGAAAATACACTCGTGAAAAGTATCTTTCTTTAGTTAATAGAATCAGAGCTATAATTCCTGAATGTTCTATTTCACATGATATCATGACTGGTTTCTGTAATGAAGAAGAAAAAGATCATCAAGATACTCTTGATTTAATGAATAAAATTCAATATAATTACGGTTATATGTTTTCTTATTCTCCTAGACCTGGTACTTATGCATATAAAAAATTAAAAGATAATGTTCCTCAAAATGTTAAAATAGAACGATTGAAAGAGATTATTGATTTACAAAAAAAACACTCATCATTTCGAATGAAAGAATACTTAGGAAAAGTCCAAGAAGTTTTGATAGAAGGTGAATCAAAAAAAAATAATCAATATTGGTATGGAAGAAATACACAAAATTTAATTGTGGTCTTTCCGAAAGAATCCTATAAAATTGGAAATATCGTATCTGTGAAAATCAATGATTGTACCCCTGCAACTTTAATTGGAAAAATTTATAAAGATGTAAAAAAATGGAATCCATCCAAAATATAAAACAAAAATTTGGAATCATTGGATATGATTATGCTTTACATCGAGCTTTAGAAAAAACAGTACAAGTCGCTCCTACCGATATTTCGGTATTGGTTCTTGGAGAAAGTGGAGTAGGAAAAGAATTTATCCCAAAAATTATTCATCAATTCTCTTCCAGAAAACATAATTCTTATATTGCGGTAAATTGTGGAGCCATTCCAGAAGGAACTATTGATAGTGAACTTTTTGGACATGAAAAAGGATCTTTTACAGGTGCTACAAGTATGAGAAAGGGTTATTTTGAAGGAGCTAATGGAGGAACTATATTTTTAGATGAAGTAGGAGAACTTCCTTTAACGACACAAGTACGTCTTCTTAGAATATTAGAATCAGGAGAATTTATTAAAGTAGGTTCTTCTAAGATTCAAAAAACTAATATACGAATTGTTGCTGCTACTAATTTAAATATGATAGAATCTATACAAAGAGGGAAATTTAGAGAGGATTTGTATTATCGTCTTAATACAGTACAAATTAATGTTCCTCCTTTACGATTTCGTAAAAATGATATCAAATTTTTGTTCAAGAAATTCTCCAATGATTTTTCTGAAAAATATCATATGCCTCCGGTTATTCTTACTGAAGAGTCTTTGAAATATTTAGAAAATTATTCTTGGCCAGGAAATATCAGACAATTAAAAAATCTTACAGAACAAATTTCTGTGGTGGAAACAAAACGTGAAATTTCTATAGAAAAATTAAAAGAATACATTCCAGAGAATATTCCTTCAATATCATTTTCTCACAATGAAACTTTCTTTCAAGGCTTTTCTAGGGAAAGAGATTTGCTGTATAAAATTTTGTTTGATATAAAAAAAAATTTTAATGATTTGAAAAATATTACTTTTCAATTGATTAAAAATCATCCAAACCCCAGATTTATTAAAGATAATCAACAAATTATGGAAAAAGTTTTTGGAAAAATGATTCATAACAGTGATAATTCAATTTTTCAATTGGAAGATTCATCTAAACCTTCTTCGGAGGAGGATTTTGATTATGAAGAAGTAGAAGAAGACTCATCAAAAAATGAATTATCTTCTTTTTCTTTACAAAAAAAGGAAATAGAGTTTATTCAAAAAACTCTAAAAAAAAATAATGGTAAAAGAAGAAAAACAGCTAAAGAATTAGGAATTTCAGAAAGAACACTATATAGAAAAATTAAACAATATGGCTTATAATAAAATTGTTTTTATTCTTATGTTTTTTGTTTTTACTAGTTGTTATCATCCTTCTATTTATTCATTTTTTAATCCAAAAAAAACAATAGAAATAGGAGAATTTTCAGAAAAAATAAATATACCTAGAAGATCTATTGCTTTTGATTTCAAGAAATATCTTGAAGATTATATTATGATACATAATCCTTCTAATTTAGTATTAAAAGACGGAGATGCTATTTTAGAAGGAAAATTTTTAGATTATATAATTCTTTCAAGGAAAAATTATCCATTAAGAAAAATTCAAGTAACAGTAAAGATATATTATAAGGATAATTTTGAACCAGAAAAAAACTGGGAGAAATGTTTTGTGATATCAGAAGATTTTTATCACAAAAAAGAACTCTTTTTAGAAAAACCCATTGATAAAATCATAGAAAAACTTACTATTCAAGTGTATAAAAAAATATTTAATGAAAATAATAATTGGTAAATGGAAATAACACCTACTATAACTATAGTTGGATTTTTTATTATCACAATGTGTCTTCTACTTATCTTGTTTATTCTAATACAAAATCCTAAAAAAGAAAGTATTAATCAAACTTTTATGGAAAAAAACTTTAGATTTTTTGGGGTTAAAAGAACAAATACATTTTTAGAAAATGTTACTTGGTTTTTATCCATTATTATATTCTTATTAACTCTGTTTTTCAATTTTTTTCTAAAATCAAAACATTAAATATGTATGTCATAATGACATTTAATATTGCTTAAATGAAAAAAATTCAATAATTTTTCATTTGGCATGTTTTTGGCTTTGGACGATTAGTATCGTAAACTCTAAAAATTATTTAAAATATGGTGGAAGTAAAGATTAAACCTTTAGCAGATCGTGTTCTCGTACAACCTGACCCTGCTGAAACAAAAACAGCTTCAGGTATAATTATTCCTGATACTGCAAAAGAAAAACCACAAAAAGGGACCATAATAGCAGTAGGGAAAGGAAAAAAGGATGAACCTATGATTCTAAAAAAAGGAGATAGAATTTTGTACGGAAAATATTCTGGAACAGAATTAAAATGGGAAGGAGAAGAATATCTCATTATGCGAGAATCCGATGTAATAGCTATCATATGATCATATAACTTAAAAAATTAAAAAATTATGGCAAAAGATATAAAATTTGATATTGAAGCAAGAGATAAACTAAAAAAAGGAGTGGATGCATTAGCTAATGCAGTCAAGGTGACTTTAGGACCAAAAGGTCGTAATGTTGTATTGCAAAAATCATTTGGAGGGCCTCAAGTCACAAAAGACGGTGTTACTGTAGCTAAAGAAATTGAATTAGAAGATCCTATAGAGAATTTGGGGGCTCAAATGGTGAAAGAAGTTGCTTCTAAAACAAATGATGTAGCTGGAGATGGAACTACAACTGCAACTGTTTTGGCACAAGCTATTGTTAGAGAAGGATTGAAAAATGTTGCTGCTGGAGCTAATCCTATGGATTTAAAAAGAGGAATAGACAAAGCTTTAGAAGCTGTAATTCTAGATTTAAGAAAACAATCTAGAGAAGTTGGAGGAAATACAGAGAAAATAAAGCAAGTAGCTTCTATTTCTGCAAACAACGACGAAAAAACTGGTTCTTTAATAGCTGATGCTTTTGAAAAAGTAGGAAAAGAAGGAGTCATTACTGTAGAAGAAGCAAAAGGAACAGATACATCAGTTGATGTTGTTGAAGGTATGCAATTTGATAGAGGTTATCAGTCTCCATATTTTGTTACAAATACCGAAAAGATGATCACTGAATTTGATCAACCTCAAATTTTATTATCTGATAAGAAAATAGCAGCAATGAAAGATTTGTTGCCTATATTAGAGCCTGTAGCACAATCTGGTAGACCACTGCTTATTATTTCTGAAGAAGTTGAAGGAGAGGCTTTAGCTACATTAGTAGTAAATAAAATACGTGGAACTCTAAAAGTGGCTGCTATTAAAGCTCCTGGATTTGGAGATAGAAGAAAATCCATGTTAGAAGATATAGCTATTTTGACAGGAGGGACAGTTATTTCTGAAGAAACAGGGAGCAAATTAGAAGATGTAAAATTAAATATGCTAGGAAAGGCGGAAAGAGTTATTATAGATAAAGATAATACGACTATTGTTAATGGAGGAGGAAATAAAAGAGATATAAGAGCACGTGTAGATCAAATAAAGGCACAAATAGAATCAACTACATCAGATTATGATAAAGAGAAATTGCAGGAACGTCTCGCAAAATTAGCAGGAGGAGTTGCAGTTCTTTATGTTGGAGCAGCCTCTGAAGTAGAAATGAAAGAGAAAAAAGATCGTGTCGATGACGCTTTAAATGCTACAAGAGCCGCTGTAGAAGAGGGAATAGTAGCAGGAGGAGGTGTGGCTTTAGTTCGCGCTGTTAATTCTTTGGATAATCTCAGAGGAGAAAATGTAGATCAAGATACTGGAATCCAAATAGTCAGAAGATCTTTAGAAGAACCTTTGCGTCAAATTGTAGCTAATGCGGGTGGAGAAGGATCTGTTGTTGTTGCTAAAGTGGCTGAAGGAAAAGGTGATTATGGGTATGATGCTAAAATTGGAGAATATAAAAATATGATTGTGGAAGGAATCATAGATCCTACTAAGGTTGCTAGAGTAGCATTAGAAAATGCAGCTTCAGTATCCGGAATGTTGTTAACTACTGAATGTGTTGTAACAGAAATCAAAAAAGACGAGGCAAATGCAGCGCCTCCAATGCCAGGATCTGGAGGAGGTGGAATGGGAGGAATGATGTAAATCTG from Blattabacterium cuenoti harbors:
- a CDS encoding ferritin, which translates into the protein MLSEKIQIGLTKQLNRESESSQLYLSMASWVEKKGFEGICEFLYDHSHEERMHMLKLIRYINKRGGHAILDNIFIRKVTYGSLKELFQILFEHEKKISNEINLLVELSLQEKDYFTYNFLQWYVEEQIEEETLSKMILDKIELVGEDKGGLYLFDKDIRNFHKQ
- the dapA gene encoding 4-hydroxy-tetrahydrodipicolinate synthase, translating into MKKLYGTGVALVTPFKKDGKIDFNGLERLVKYVLDNEVDYLVALGTTAETATLNKEEKQDIVECIQSTNYKKLPLILGVGGNNTKDVVDQINSIKNLSIFYAILSVSPYYNRPSQEGIYEHFKSIVNCTEANIIVYNVPKRTGSNVMPDTVLRLANNFNNIIGIKEASGNVLQTYKVIEKKPKNFSVISGDDFITLPVILGGGESVISVIAQGFPDKVSEMVSLARKNQVEKAFSIFYKIIKMIDLIYEEGNPTGIKTFLNIIGICNPYVRLPLIIGSPSLKKKMINLLKQINS
- a CDS encoding RNA recognition motif domain-containing protein; its protein translation is MDNTKLYVGNLSYDMTEQELKEYFESIGEVTHAKIIFDESTSNKRSKGFGFIEMSNEENAKQAIEKLNGTEFMGRNIIVSAARPRTRKDY
- the pncB gene encoding nicotinate phosphoribosyltransferase, whose amino-acid sequence is MLLINKLNNFSIISSLLDNDFYKFTMQNAVIKLFPSAKAKYEFINRGKHSFPKDFDEILKENLKKMAYLKLSNEEKNYLKKYCPYLDSSYLDYLNKYQYNPKEVNICQKGKNIRMNIEGLWSRTILWEVPLMAIISELYYKLTGAKRISDKKIIILTKEKLKKYKKLKVKIGEYGTRRRYSYQVHKLVLKILIEEGYPFFMGSSNVHLSHIFSIKPIGTQGHEWIMFHAAKYGFNKADRIAMENWLNIYRGNLGIALSDTYTSSVFFKNFNKKLSDTFKGVRHDSGDPISFAQETIKHYKNFQINPIKKKIIFSDNLDPCKVASISSFCKKKINPFFGIGTNFTNDVGLPSMNIVIKMVKAIPENKWISVVKLSNVEEKSTGKKKMIFFAKKILHL
- the miaB gene encoding tRNA (N6-isopentenyl adenosine(37)-C2)-methylthiotransferase MiaB, with product MEKNQRKLNKSFYIETYGCQMNIADSEIVTSILCNDGYSLSEYLEEANIILFNSCSVREKAELTLKKRLDQLQFIKKKKKTLFGVIGCLSKQVRDILLKEKKIDFFVNPNSYKEMSNFIRYAMIGQKNLSINHQKNETYADISPFLKRDKITTFLSITRGCDNMCTFCIVPFTRGREISSNPYYIIDECKRLYQNGYKEITLLGQNVDSYRWTQGLITIDFSELLNFLAIEIPSIRIRFSTSNPHDMSDKVLKIISKHSNICKHIHLPVQSGSNKILKLMNRKYTREKYLSLVNRIRAIIPECSISHDIMTGFCNEEEKDHQDTLDLMNKIQYNYGYMFSYSPRPGTYAYKKLKDNVPQNVKIERLKEIIDLQKKHSSFRMKEYLGKVQEVLIEGESKKNNQYWYGRNTQNLIVVFPKESYKIGNIVSVKINDCTPATLIGKIYKDVKKWNPSKI
- a CDS encoding sigma-54 interaction domain-containing protein — encoded protein: MESIQNIKQKFGIIGYDYALHRALEKTVQVAPTDISVLVLGESGVGKEFIPKIIHQFSSRKHNSYIAVNCGAIPEGTIDSELFGHEKGSFTGATSMRKGYFEGANGGTIFLDEVGELPLTTQVRLLRILESGEFIKVGSSKIQKTNIRIVAATNLNMIESIQRGKFREDLYYRLNTVQINVPPLRFRKNDIKFLFKKFSNDFSEKYHMPPVILTEESLKYLENYSWPGNIRQLKNLTEQISVVETKREISIEKLKEYIPENIPSISFSHNETFFQGFSRERDLLYKILFDIKKNFNDLKNITFQLIKNHPNPRFIKDNQQIMEKVFGKMIHNSDNSIFQLEDSSKPSSEEDFDYEEVEEDSSKNELSSFSLQKKEIEFIQKTLKKNNGKRRKTAKELGISERTLYRKIKQYGL
- the secG gene encoding preprotein translocase subunit SecG, whose translation is MCLLLILFILIQNPKKESINQTFMEKNFRFFGVKRTNTFLENVTWFLSIIIFLLTLFFNFFLKSKH
- a CDS encoding co-chaperone GroES, encoding MVEVKIKPLADRVLVQPDPAETKTASGIIIPDTAKEKPQKGTIIAVGKGKKDEPMILKKGDRILYGKYSGTELKWEGEEYLIMRESDVIAII
- the groL gene encoding chaperonin GroEL (60 kDa chaperone family; promotes refolding of misfolded polypeptides especially under stressful conditions; forms two stacked rings of heptamers to form a barrel-shaped 14mer; ends can be capped by GroES; misfolded proteins enter the barrel where they are refolded when GroES binds), translated to MAKDIKFDIEARDKLKKGVDALANAVKVTLGPKGRNVVLQKSFGGPQVTKDGVTVAKEIELEDPIENLGAQMVKEVASKTNDVAGDGTTTATVLAQAIVREGLKNVAAGANPMDLKRGIDKALEAVILDLRKQSREVGGNTEKIKQVASISANNDEKTGSLIADAFEKVGKEGVITVEEAKGTDTSVDVVEGMQFDRGYQSPYFVTNTEKMITEFDQPQILLSDKKIAAMKDLLPILEPVAQSGRPLLIISEEVEGEALATLVVNKIRGTLKVAAIKAPGFGDRRKSMLEDIAILTGGTVISEETGSKLEDVKLNMLGKAERVIIDKDNTTIVNGGGNKRDIRARVDQIKAQIESTTSDYDKEKLQERLAKLAGGVAVLYVGAASEVEMKEKKDRVDDALNATRAAVEEGIVAGGGVALVRAVNSLDNLRGENVDQDTGIQIVRRSLEEPLRQIVANAGGEGSVVVAKVAEGKGDYGYDAKIGEYKNMIVEGIIDPTKVARVALENAASVSGMLLTTECVVTEIKKDEANAAPPMPGSGGGGMGGMM